The region CGAGGAGCTGTCACGGACATGGTAAACAATTTGCAAAGGACCTCTTGGACCAAACTCGAAGCTCGAAGGAGCTGGAGATAATCCTCAACTACCGTGATGACATCAACCCACTGCTGGATGAGAGCATGAATGATCTGGCCCGACTGAAGCTAGCATCAAATATTGTCAGAAAGAGGTAAGCTCTTTGTTGATTGTGATATCAtctttgtcacatgactgctaCACCACACCCAGCAGTATAGAGCATTTTTTTCTGGACATcttcaaagtaaaaaaataaaatatgcacaaGTGTGAAAAGTACAGAAATGTAGTTGGTGATGTTGATACACATACAGGCATATGAGAACTGAGAGTATAAACTGCACTTGTGCAACACGTTCAACAAGGAGCAGGGATTACACTATTTGAACAACAGGGACTGGATGACAAGAAAAGTGCCAAGATGGGCTGTAAATGGCCTGAGATGGGTGGAGATATCCTCTGGAGTGTAGAACAACATGAAACTGCCAGGCTGGCTCTTAGCAATGATTACAGTAGCACTTATTCTTGAGCAGTCCCAGGATGATTAGGATAATTATGGTATGATCGGAGAAGTATGGCCATTTCCTCGAAATATCATCATAATATTTAATTGGGGAGGAACCACATTACTGTCTTTTAAACATCTTCATTGAATGTTTTCTCCACAATGCCAACAATTCAAATTACCTTGTGGATTACACAAAGGCAGTATCAGAATAGATATGTTTCCGTATTTCATATAAGAGTAAATAGCAACAATTACGACTCATCATGAATATAAATCGTAGACATAAGTACTTTGGATTGCTTCATCCACACTGGGCGGCAATGAAATTGCTAAAATTAGATAACTTTGGGTCTAATtcaacacattaaaaatctgagttacgaaattcaattttttgattttgttgtttcctgcaAAACAGACTGCAATGAAAAGTCCACACTGTGTACACTCAGCGGGTGTCTTTTATTTGCTCCATTCATTAAAAAGACTACTCAGAGCTTTTGGGTCTTGTTTGTATACAGCAATTGTATACAACAACAAGAGTAGTATTTACAGAGTTAATGACTCATGCCAACAGTGTACATCTAAATCTAGTCCAAGCACTAAACATTTTAGAGTTTGTATTCAGTGTTCTGGgttttctgttatatttttatCACACAGTTGGCAATGTGAAAATGAACGATTAGTGTGACTGTCAGCAACTCCACATTTGTGCCGCATTTGGTCTCCATGGAAGAGATTTTACAGTTGAACCACTCATCttatgtatttaattatttgGCCTGTGTCAGCTGGAATGCAGATGGGTAGAGAACAATAActtaaaaaagaccaaaacctttttaaaaaacatgcttttgcCATTTGAGGTTTTGTTTTCAAGGTCCTTGCCTCACTCAACTTATGTACCTCTAAACAGCCGTGCATCTCATCGTGGCTAATATTAGGTGCTAGTTCTTATTCATGCTCATGGATGATCACAGTGTTGAACTGGATGTCATGGAAATGATGAAGATACTGTTTATGTTGAATTGAATGAACTAATGAATTGTGTGTTATTTATGCCCCATATATACTATGATAAGttgaattttttaattaaaaaaatttgCTTATGGTCATTGTGATTACATCTTGTGcacaaggaaataatatttaaaatccatgctcttCTATTGTTCTGTGGGCCAGGGCCACTGCAAACATAGGCCAACCCCTTGTTagttgaataaaataaaatttaattaaaaattaacctgggaaagctttaaaaaaagatgtaatGCTAGTTGTAATGGTCAGTTGAATTTTGTTGTGACATACTTTAGATTTTAGTTTAATCAATCTTGGATGATTTGAGATTTGGACTTGCTCTCAAAGAGGTCTGTCTGTTTGAAGCATAACTTAATATGAACACTTTTGAAGTTATTAAGGACAAAGACAGTTAGATGCCTTAGAGAACTGCACAGTGCATGAAGTTATTTTGCAACCAAAACATGTACATTTATGCTGGAAGTACTATAAGACAAGAAAATGCATACTTAGGTTTCCATTGTTTGTTCTGACCTGAATGCACAGAGAGGGCCAGTGAGTGGTTGTTGTATTCTGTCAGTGCATTGTGTTGTTCATCTGTTCAGTTCTGTTAACAGCCAGGCAAGTAACACGTCCTTTAGCTGTGCCGTTCTGGAAGATTTGCAAATATGGAGCTCTCTCAAGATCTAAACTGCTCACAGAgttttaattaattacaaagaaCACCAGCACTTACTGCTTGTACACAATATTTGTGGCAAAATTTCCTCTTCTCTGACCTGAGTTCTCACATTTGAAAAATCTTGTATGCTAATATTTCTTTGACATCTgtaatggtaaaaaaaatgtaaagtacacattttgattgatttaaaacacaagtctttttttatttgcctgAATGAAATTCTATTATTACATAAAGAACAAAGTTTAGCTATTGTAAAAATTACAAGTTGTAGCTCTCAGTTGAATCTTATACTTCCATCATTTTCAGCCTTAATTAGAATCACATGACACCAGCAGACAGAAACCTATTTGCTCTGCTATTTGTTCACATTGCTACAGTGAAGCATGACACACATGTATGGCTATAAATGTAAGAGCATAAACAGTTTTCTTACTGTCTCTAATGCTGTCTATTAAAAAACGGCGACAGGGGGATATTTTTGGTGAAAATTCAAATCATgaataaatgactaaatgtCATTAATTTGCTTAATTAATTTGCTCTCTACAGCATGTTGTCACTATGCATGTGCTTTCAGACAGAATTAATATACGGAGATTGTAGTGAGACCTGTGGCTGGAGTCGTTTGACCttctaaaaaatgtccaaaaatgtcctCTGACAAAATCTGCTCCTTCCAGATGCAccttctgcctctagtcatatTATGTCAAGTCACAATCTCACAAGGACAGTTaagataaatttaaaatatcagaCTTTGCAATGATGCATGGCTTCATCACCCATAACTTCATGTCATATTGTAGCATAATGGAGATCCATTTTGCCATAACTTGTTAAGCTGAAATTACCTTCCATCCCCAGGTGCAGATGTCCAACAGATGTTTATATCAAATCTCAGAGGCAGAGTAAATGTGTATGGAAAACAGATTTGACAGTCACATCTTAACAAGAATTAGAAAACACTTATGACATTTTGTCCTCTTGAAACTTTGTCTTGCGTGCATATACAAGATATGTTCCTGTTACTCACTTTGTATCTCATGAGTCATATGTTGTATAATTACTCTTGTAATTGGATTTCACACATCTCTAAATAAAAGTGCCAGAAGCTACATTCAGACACAAAGTTAACATTTCAAATGCCAACATAAGGAATTGGGATGAATTGTGTCTAATCTAGTTTTTGCATACCGTTTGCAAAAGCTGGTCAAAGATTAATTCTCTTGTTCTGACTTATCATTTATGATTTAAATTACACTACACCTCAGTTTAATTTtagaaaacataaatgtttttactttttctctccttccctcAGTTTGTTGCTCAGCCGAACTGCCAACAGCTGCTAGCGTCTCGGTGTATGATGAATTCCCTGGCTGGAGGAGACGTCACTGGGCAGTAAAGCTCATCACTTGTATCTTCATAGGCCTCCTCTTTCCACTGTTATCCATCCTCTACCTGATCTCTCCAAAGAATCGCTATGGCTTATTCATCCGGAAGCCCTTCATCAAGTTCATCTGTCACACTGCTTCTTACTTGACCTTCCTCTTCCTGCTGTTCTTGGCTTCGCAGCATATTGCTCCTGCAAAACGAAACCTTCAAGGCCACCACCCACCACTGTGGAATGGATGATCTTGCCTTGGGTGCTGGTaacagtgcacacacacatacacacacatacacacaagagACTGCTGTTAATTCTCCTGTTAGCATTCACTGTTATGTATTGTCAGTACTGCTGGTCGGTGTCAGTGCTACATCtacaaaaacatctgtttcTTGTTCATCTCTCCCAGGCTTTATATGGACTGAGATCAAACAGATGTGGGATAGTGGTTTTGAGGATTACATAGATGACTGGTGGAACTTGATGGATTCATTATGAACTCCTTGTATCTCGCAACCATTTCTCTGAAGATTGTTGCATATGCAAAGGTAATGTGTATGAAGGTGTTTGACAGGCAGGGATTGAAAGACATTATTATAGTAACAATCCCATCATATCACAGTATAAATGAGTGTGCTGGAAAACCTGAAACTTTCGCAAGTTCTATGTTTAATGGTACTTTGTGTATTTGTTCTCATTTTCAACAGTACAATGAGGAGAAATCCAGAGGCACATGGGAAATGTGGCACCCTACTTTGGTGGCAGAGGCATTGTTTGCCATCGCCAACATCTTCAGCTCCTTGCGCCTCATCTGCCTTTCACTGCCAACTCCCATCTGGGCCCTTTACAGATTTCACTGGGCCGCATGCTTCTGGACATCCTGAAATTCCTCTTCATCTACTGTCTTGTGCTGTTAGCCTTTGCCAATGGTCTCAATCAGCTCTACTTTTACTATGACACAGATGAGGTTGAATGCAAGGGTATTCGCTGTAGTAAACAAAACAACGCTTTCTCAACGCAAGTTCAAGTTTCTTAATTAATTGTTTCTGACAAAGTTGTATTGTTAGTAATTAATAGGTCTGTTTTTCAGCAGGGCATAATATGATGTATGGTTGTTTGCTTTTCAGGTTGTTGAAACGCTGCAGTCGTTATTTTGGTCTATATTTGGCCTGATTTCTCTCTATGGACCAATGTGAAACCAGAACATAAATTCACAGAATTTGTGGGCAGCACCATGTTTGGTACTTATAATATCATCTCCCTGGTAGTGCTTCTAAACATGCTAATTGCGATGATGAACAACTCCTACCAGCACATTGCTGTGAGTGTTGTATATTATCCTTTTCAAAATAGTTTTACCACACCAATTTGTCTGGTTCTCCTTTGCAAAAGGTTTTGATAAATTGTTTTTCCCTTTAGGATCATGCAGATATAGAGTGGAAATTTGCAAGAACAAAATTATGGATGAGTTATTTTGAAGAAGGAGGAACGTTGCCATCTCCATTCAATATAAACCTAGTCCAAAGTCTGTTTATTATCTAATTGGATGGGTTAAGAGACATTTGTTTCGGAGACCAAGCATAAAAAGACTTGAACCTTTGGAACTTTGGGGGTAAGTAGCATTGCATAAATTTTCTATACCTGAGTTAGAATTAAATTTCATAAATATACCTTATGCTACGTGCTATGTTAATGTAAATCATAAGGAaagtcagcaaaaaaattacatgtttGCTTTCTTAACTGTAGAGACGTGCCGCTGAAAATGTGAGATTAAACCATGAGTATCAGGTATCATTTTGCTGTCCATCATGAACAGTAATATTTTGCttttgattttgatgaaactatatttgaactgaactataactaaatttaatacatttattttaaaataacttttgtTTTAGGAGGTTTTGAGGAACCTTGTGAAGCGGTATGTGGCTGCAATGATCAGAGATGCCAAGACAGAAGAAGGGCTGACAGAAGAAAATTTCAAGGTAGAGTGCAATTATTCAACATTTGAAGCTTAATCACTCAAGACTCTATTTTTGCCCTGTAATCTGTGCTGCCGTTTAATCACTGGTTCTCGATAATCAATAGGAGCTTAAGCAGGATATCTCCAGCTTCCGCTATGAAGTTCTGGGAATGATGAAGAATAAACCTCATGGTGGAGCCAGTAAGATTGCAAGCTCTACCTTGGCTTACCCTGGAAACTCATTCAAATATTCTCCCAAATTCCCTATTGATGAATCTCAACAAAATATGAACATGTTTGATGTAATCGCCACCACCACTACCCTGCAGAGTGGAGCTGCCAACACCACTAGCTCTGTTTGCTCTGGTAGTCTAGCCAATGGTTCAGTTGTTTTGTCCATATCAGGAAAGACTCAGAACGAGCTATCCAAAGAAGTTTCAAATGCTGAATGCCTTCAGAGACAAATTAAACTCCCCTCTCAGAAGCATGATGAAAGATATTCATTGTCAGAAGAAGGTATTTCAGAATCAGGTGGACAGAGCCAAGAACAACTACATATTGTGGAAGTCTTACAGAAAGTGGAGGAAATTCAGACGATTAAACATTCTTGCAAAGAACGTGCTAAGAAAGTGAAAAATGGacctaaaaaatataaaaattaatctgtcagcaagtgaaaaatgtaaatcatgtcatagcaacattttccattttaatttttaaatggtcatttattcatttaccaGTCAGTCTGGTTTATTGTAATAAGGTTACTCATGTTAAACAGTACTGTGGTTAAATAGCATattcaatttaaataattatgcaTCCTGTCATGTGTATAATGGCTCAAtaatgttatgttttgttttgcttgttttttgttacaTTACATGCATACTACagaaatatttagcaaatattgACCTCAGTGCTGACTTCACACTCAGGAAATTGTGGAAAAGGTTTGTAATTCATGATATACCTTTAGCAGCGAAGTCCTGATACCCTGCTGCTTATGTTcacaaaaacttgttttttctgtACTTTGCAGAAATAATGTAGCTTAATGTTCCATAGAAGAAACACTAGTCCTAATATGCTGACAGTGCCCATCTAATTTTTTCTAAACTTAGTTATACAAGAATAAATAATCAATACAATTACCACTAACTATAAACACATACATTGCATTCAAaatctgttgcatttttatatttcattcaTGTTATTATCTAGTTAATTAATGAGCAATGCAGCACCGAGCTAATTCAGAGATCAGAGGCAGCTTCACTTTTACTCCTTTACCTCCCTAACATGCTTAGGGTATAAAGGACAGTTTTACTCTTGATTTTGTTATTGGAGCAGAAGAGGCAATGTAAACTGGTTCGGTTTTGTTGCAGGATTTACTCCTTAACCATGTGCTTTTATATCAGCTGCTATAACTTGCAAGCACCAGGACCTTCTAGAAATATGTTACAACTGTGCAGCTTAGAAACTTGTGATTTTACTCTGTGATGAAATAAAAGTGGAAACTAAAAGTGTTTCTAGTATTTTTTGGTCTCAT is a window of Acanthochromis polyacanthus isolate Apoly-LR-REF ecotype Palm Island chromosome 13, KAUST_Apoly_ChrSc, whole genome shotgun sequence DNA encoding:
- the trpc4b gene encoding LOW QUALITY PROTEIN: short transient receptor potential channel 4b (The sequence of the model RefSeq protein was modified relative to this genomic sequence to represent the inferred CDS: inserted 3 bases in 3 codons), whose product is MGNVAPYFGGRGIVCHRQHLQLLAPHLPFTANSHLGPLQISLGRMLLDILKFLFIYCLVLLAFANGLNQLYFYYDTDEVVETLQSLFWSIFGLISLYXTNVKPEHKFTEFVGSTMFGTYNIISLVVLLNMLIAMMNNSYQHIADHADIEWKFARTKLWMSYFEEGGTLPSPFNIXPSPKSVYYLIGWVKRHLFRRPSIKRLEXFGTLGRRAAENVRLNHEYQEVLRNLVKRYVAAMIRDAKTEEGLTEENFKELKQDISSFRYEVLGMMKNKPHGGASKIASSTLAYPGNSFKYSPKFPIDESQQNMNMFDVIATTTTLQSGAANTTSSVCSGSLANGSVVLSISGKTQNELSKEVSNAECLQRQIKLPSQKHDERYSLSEEGISESGGQSQEQLHIVEVLQKVEEIQTIKHSCKERAKKVKNGPKKYKN